One genomic window of Gossypium hirsutum isolate 1008001.06 chromosome D11, Gossypium_hirsutum_v2.1, whole genome shotgun sequence includes the following:
- the LOC107963345 gene encoding RNA polymerase sigma factor sigB, producing the protein MSCLLPQFKCQPDTFSIQFRAHHSHHSKHKESIYFRSQCVLSTTSSTSMATTAVLDVEKLRLPSFEAHSNSVVTDGPWTYTGATGPPSEASFGATLATENLLTSDEAVIAAAAAEAVALARAAAKVAKDAAIMVKNHGFAKTEMKSPGSSATDTLTSKWGLFTEAERAGIVGDYVSDELELEEDHLEQNSTKESDELEPTNEELKLLEEQLSRSIAVRSNRQTERKAKRTRAAEKAATNVVSVKSGSTNRKRRGALQDIDYSDPLRYLRGTTNTSKLLTANEELELSEGIQDLLKLEGLHEELAERCGRPPTFAQWAAAAEVDRKTLRERLNYGTICMDKMIKSNIRLVISIAKNYQGAGMNLQDLVQEGCRGLIRGAEKFDASKGFKFSTYAHWWIKQAVRKSLSDRSRTIRLPFHMVEATYRVKEARKQLFSENGRQPDNIEVAEATGLSMKSLTAVLLAPKAPRSLDQKIGINQNLKPSEVIADPEADSAEDILLKQFMKKDLEKVLDSLSPRERQVIRWRFGMEDGRVKTLQEIGESMGVSRERIRQIELCAFRKLKNKRRTKHLQQYLLSYAS; encoded by the exons ATGTCTTGTTTATTGCCACAATTCAAGTGCCAACCAGACACTTTTTCTATCCAATTCAGAGCTCACCATTCTCACCATT CAAAACACAAAGAATCTATATATTTCCGTTCACAATGTGTTTTATCGACCACTTCATCGACATCAATGGCAACAACGGCTGTGCTTGATGTAGAGAAGCTAAGATTACCATCTTTTGAAGCTCATTCGAATTCAGTTGTGACCGATGGACCATGGACATATACAGGGGCAACTGGTCCACCTTCCGAG GCAAGCTTCGGAGCAACTTTAGCAACTGAAAATCTTCTTACAAGTGATGAGGCCgtaattgctgctgctgctgctgaagCAGTAGCTCTTGCACGAGCAGCTGCTAAGGTTGCTAAGGATGCTGCCATTATGGTTAAGAATCACGGTTTTGCCAAAACAGAAATGAAATCTCCAGGGTCATCTGCAACCGATACTTTAACATCAAAGTGGGGTCTGTTTACTGAAGCAGAGAGGGCCGGTATTGTTGGAGATTACGTCTCGGATGAACTTGAACTGGAAGAAGATCATTTAGAGCAAAATTCCACAAAAGAATCCGATGAACTAGAGCCCACAAATGAAGAACTTAAACTTCTTGAGGAACAATTATCCAGAAGTATAGCAGTGAGGTCAAATCGCCAAACTGAACGAAAAGCTAAAAGAACGAGAGCAGCTGAGAAGGCTGCTACCAACGTTGTTTCAGTGAAGTCCGGTTCTACCAACAGAAAACGGCGTGGTGCTTTACAAGATATAGACTACTCTGATCCATTGCGTTACTTGAGAGGGACTACCAACACTTCCAAGCTTCTCACTGCTAATGAAGAACTTGAGTTGTCAGAAGGAATACAG GACTTGCTAAAACTAGAAGGACTCCATGAGGAGCTTGCGGAGCGCTGTGGACGACCACCTACCTTTGCACAATGGGCTGCTGCTGCTGAAGTTGATCGGAAGACCCTTCGGGAACGCTTGAATTATGGCACAATTTGCATGGACAAAATGATTAAAAGCAACATACGGCTTGTTATTTCGATTGCAAAAAATTATCAGGGGGCTGGAATGAATCTTCAAGATCTTGTTCAG GAAGGATGCCGAGGCCTTATAAGAGGTGCCGAGAAATTTGATGCTTCTAAAGGCTTCAAGTTCTCAACTTATGCGCATTGGTGGATTAAGCAAGCTGTACGGAAGTCTCTCTCCGATCGGTCAAGGACAATTCGCTTGCCG TTTCACATGGTCGAGGCAACATACAGAGTGAAGGAGGCTAGAAAGCAGTTGTTCAGCGAAAATGGAAGACAGCCTGACAATATTGAAGTTGCGGAGGCAACAGGACTCTCCATGAAGAGCCTCACTGCTGTTCTACTTGCACCAAAGGCTCCGAGATCACTCGATCAAAAGATTGGGATCAACCAAAACCTTAAACCGTCG GAAGTAATCGCGGATCCCGAAGCAGATTCAGCTGAAGATATCTTGCTGAAACAGTTCATGAAGAAGGATCTGGAGAAGGTATTGGACAGTCTGAGTCCAAGGGAAAGGCAAGTGATTCGATGGAGGTTCGGAATGGAAGATGGAAGGGTGAAAACATTGCAAGAAATCGGGGAGTCGATGGGTGTAAGCAGGGAAAGAATCCGGCAAATCGAGCTATGCGCTTTTCGGAAATTGAAGAACAAAAGGAGAACAAAACATCTGCAGCAATATTTACTTTCATATGCCTCGTAG
- the LOC107904345 gene encoding glycine-rich protein A3, whose translation MGDKKIYYASPGSYPYPPQGYPSPGGYPPAGYPPLVRYPSHGGGYPPPNVYPPPVATTYPSPGGYSLPPPPLPPGYPPPGPIGQIPIVYPPTNYPGVGSSGAYGAHPHYMAHGAYATHGGYYGHCHGKFKHGKFKHGKHGMYGKHGGYRYKKWK comes from the exons ATgggagataaaaaaatttattatgctTCACCTGGATCTTATCCCTACCCACCACAAGGATATCCTTCTCCTGGTGGATACCCACCAGCCGGATATCCTCCACTAGTAAGATATCCTTCTCATGGTGGGGGATATCCTCCTCCCAACGTATACCCTCCACCAGTCGCTACAACATATCCTTCACCTGGAGGATATtctcttcctcctcctcctcttcctccAGGATATCCTCCTCCAGGACCAATAGGACAAATTCCGATAGTTTATCCACCAACTAATTATCCTG GTGTTGGTAGTAGTGGTGCATATGGGGCACACCCTCACTATATGGCACATGGTGCTTATGCAACACATGGAGGTTACTATGGCCATTGTCATGGAAAGTTCAAACATGGGAAATTTAAGCATGGGAAGCATGGCATGTATGGCAAGCATGGTGGGTATCGATACAAGAAGTGGAAGTAA